The following proteins are encoded in a genomic region of Alnus glutinosa chromosome 8, dhAlnGlut1.1, whole genome shotgun sequence:
- the LOC133875666 gene encoding uncharacterized protein LOC133875666 isoform X1: protein MHRRESEAELRLKLTSVVARHQDMKTAFTDLKSQINVGLLQAEEVFASLAIPLMKLVGLKTEEMAQEGRFSTIIINNNDFDQEGRRNTIGAESLPKSSSALEGGDREENYAAKAAMAAGKQLLQKQQTQLVQLVRILKQIESQVNSRQNDILHTLSHHHVSLHKFFQNAIVYLSTLHYSQHHETTFGITLKLLRATFNNVGTVLGSVESSVEDLMQDLAQLMCDPMVEYVKGLRDDLNNGISVRLLAMVKEMERVIRDGRLELEEARNKVRVAEERKFEALSRLTESEERVKKMKEYLRSLAEPNTRGSMQRPVAHKLLSKQEAHAKDEKLLWELLKGKRKYQTPESPLGPKELLFSKKHHKSTTLMPSVSHRPITRTLSRGLGPHSPLLDPRIPLGSSPSVAI, encoded by the exons ATGCATCGGCGTGAATCCGAAGCGGAGCTTCGGTTGAAGCTCACAAGCGTGGTGGCTCGCCACCAAGATATGAAGACTGCATTCACCGACCTCAAGTCTCAGATCAACGTCGGTTTGCTTCAA gcAGAAGAAGTCTTCGCATCGCTCGCAATTCCCTTGATGAAGCTGGTCGGTCTGAAGACAGAGGAGATGGCTCAAGAGGGTCGATTCAGTaccatcatcatcaacaacaacGACTTCGATCAG GAAGGCCGTAGAAACACAATTGGAGCCGAATCCTTGCCAAAATCATCATCTGCCTTGGAAGGAGGTGATCGG GAAGAAAACTACGCTGCTAAAGCAGCCATGGCGGCGGGCAAACAGCTCTTGCAGAAGCAACAAACGCAACTAGTGCAACTTGTCCGAATCCTCAAACAAATTGAATCCCAAGTCAATTCTCGCCAGAACGACATCCTCCACACCCTTTCCCACCACCATGTCTCCCTCCACAAATTCTTCCAAAACGCCATTGTATATTTATCCACCCTTCACTACTCTCAACACCATGAGACCACCTTCGGCATTACGCTAAAGCTCCTTCGAGCCACCTTCAACAACGTCGGTACTGTCCTAGGCTCAGTAGAGAGCAGTGTGGAGGACCTGATGCAGGATTTGGCTCAACTAATGTGTGATCCCATGGTGGAGTATGTGAAGGGCCTCAGGGATGACTTGAATAATGGGATATCTGTGCGCTTGTTGGCCATGGTGAAGGAGATGGAAAGAGTGATCCGAGACGGAAGGCTTGAATTGGAGGAGGCCAGGAACAAGGTGAGGGTAGCGGAAGAGAGGAAATTTGAGGCTTTGAGTAGGCTGACAGAATCAGAAGAAAGagtgaagaaaatgaaagagtacCTTAGGTCTCTCGCAGAACCCAACACGAGGGGATCTATGCAACGGCCTGTTGCGCATAAG CTCTTGAGTAAGCAAGAAGCTCATGCGAAAGATGAGAAGCTATTGTGGGAGCTGttgaaagggaaaagaaagtACCAAACACCTGAGAGTCCCCTGGGACCAAAAGAGCTTCTCTTCTCTAAGAAGCACCATAAATCGACAACGTTGATGCCCTCAGTCAGTCACAGGCCAATTACTAGGACTCTTTCAAGGGGACTCGGTCCACACAGCCCACTCTTGGATCCTCGGATACCGTTGGGCTCCTCACCTTCGGTGGCCATTTAG
- the LOC133875666 gene encoding uncharacterized protein LOC133875666 isoform X2, with product MHRRESEAELRLKLTSVVARHQDMKTAFTDLKSQINVGLLQAEEVFASLAIPLMKLVGLKTEEMAQEGRFSTIIINNNDFDQEENYAAKAAMAAGKQLLQKQQTQLVQLVRILKQIESQVNSRQNDILHTLSHHHVSLHKFFQNAIVYLSTLHYSQHHETTFGITLKLLRATFNNVGTVLGSVESSVEDLMQDLAQLMCDPMVEYVKGLRDDLNNGISVRLLAMVKEMERVIRDGRLELEEARNKVRVAEERKFEALSRLTESEERVKKMKEYLRSLAEPNTRGSMQRPVAHKLLSKQEAHAKDEKLLWELLKGKRKYQTPESPLGPKELLFSKKHHKSTTLMPSVSHRPITRTLSRGLGPHSPLLDPRIPLGSSPSVAI from the exons ATGCATCGGCGTGAATCCGAAGCGGAGCTTCGGTTGAAGCTCACAAGCGTGGTGGCTCGCCACCAAGATATGAAGACTGCATTCACCGACCTCAAGTCTCAGATCAACGTCGGTTTGCTTCAA gcAGAAGAAGTCTTCGCATCGCTCGCAATTCCCTTGATGAAGCTGGTCGGTCTGAAGACAGAGGAGATGGCTCAAGAGGGTCGATTCAGTaccatcatcatcaacaacaacGACTTCGATCAG GAAGAAAACTACGCTGCTAAAGCAGCCATGGCGGCGGGCAAACAGCTCTTGCAGAAGCAACAAACGCAACTAGTGCAACTTGTCCGAATCCTCAAACAAATTGAATCCCAAGTCAATTCTCGCCAGAACGACATCCTCCACACCCTTTCCCACCACCATGTCTCCCTCCACAAATTCTTCCAAAACGCCATTGTATATTTATCCACCCTTCACTACTCTCAACACCATGAGACCACCTTCGGCATTACGCTAAAGCTCCTTCGAGCCACCTTCAACAACGTCGGTACTGTCCTAGGCTCAGTAGAGAGCAGTGTGGAGGACCTGATGCAGGATTTGGCTCAACTAATGTGTGATCCCATGGTGGAGTATGTGAAGGGCCTCAGGGATGACTTGAATAATGGGATATCTGTGCGCTTGTTGGCCATGGTGAAGGAGATGGAAAGAGTGATCCGAGACGGAAGGCTTGAATTGGAGGAGGCCAGGAACAAGGTGAGGGTAGCGGAAGAGAGGAAATTTGAGGCTTTGAGTAGGCTGACAGAATCAGAAGAAAGagtgaagaaaatgaaagagtacCTTAGGTCTCTCGCAGAACCCAACACGAGGGGATCTATGCAACGGCCTGTTGCGCATAAG CTCTTGAGTAAGCAAGAAGCTCATGCGAAAGATGAGAAGCTATTGTGGGAGCTGttgaaagggaaaagaaagtACCAAACACCTGAGAGTCCCCTGGGACCAAAAGAGCTTCTCTTCTCTAAGAAGCACCATAAATCGACAACGTTGATGCCCTCAGTCAGTCACAGGCCAATTACTAGGACTCTTTCAAGGGGACTCGGTCCACACAGCCCACTCTTGGATCCTCGGATACCGTTGGGCTCCTCACCTTCGGTGGCCATTTAG